In the genome of Dermacentor silvarum isolate Dsil-2018 chromosome 1, BIME_Dsil_1.4, whole genome shotgun sequence, one region contains:
- the LOC119437724 gene encoding G protein pathway suppressor 2, with product MEHPKMSKAMWASLKNHIMRQRELKKQEQEAEAATEREQREREQKRNQDAMTLKEVREELERSEKKLAALKEEKHRLFMQLKKVLQEENSRKRAHVEEANKGSGDPGAGPP from the exons ATGGAACATCCTAAGATGAGCAAGGCCATGTGGGCATCCCTCAAGAATCACATAATGCGCCAACGCGAGCTGAAGAAGCAGGAACAGGAGGCCGAAGCGGCCACGGAGCGGGAGCAACGTGAGCGGGAGCAGAAGCGCAACCAGGACGCGATGACGCTGAAGGAGGTCCGCGAAGAGCTAGAGCGGTCAGAGAAGAAGCTGGCCGCTCTCAAGGAGGAGAAGCACCGGCTCTTCATGCAGCTCAAGAAGGTGCTGCAAGAAGAGAACAGCCGGAAACGGGCTCATGTCGAAGAGGCCAACAAG GGTTCTGGCGACCCAGGCGCAGGTCCCCCATGA